The Drosophila sulfurigaster albostrigata strain 15112-1811.04 chromosome 3, ASM2355843v2, whole genome shotgun sequence genomic sequence CAAATAACGGGAACACTGCAAGGCACTCGTTCCCAGTTGTGTCGCCTCTCTGAGAAACATTCGCTATTGAAGCGTTTGCAGTTCCTATCCACGTTACCAGCCAAGCTGAAAGCGCTCATAGAGGAGCAGAATTATGCGCAAGCTGTACAGGATTATCTGCATGCCCAGAAAGTATTTGCTCAATATGGCAGGCAGCCTTCTTTCGATGGCATACAACGTGATTGCGATGCCATCATGGCCGAGTTGAAGGAGCGACTGCGTCAAGACTTTCAGCGAGCGGGCAACACGGCTCAGTCGCTGACCGAGATCGgtgagctgttgctgcagctggacGAGAAGACATCGGATTTGGCCAGCGAGATGCTGCGTTGTGCGGGTAAGCGGTTGCATGAACAGATTGCCATGCTGCAGGATCAGACGGAGCGCGATATGCTAGAGTTTGTGGATATGGGCATCGAGGGATTCCTCAACGATTTGGCCCTGGTGGTGACCTCCTACTTCGACATGTTTGTGGCCAAGCACTACGAGCACGAGCGGTAAGTCAataatgtatttcttttacaGTGGTTAATTGAGTCTATTGCAGCGATGACTTCCAGGAGAACGCGCTGCACGAGCTCAACATCTTTCTCAATCAGAACATCGACAGTTATCTGACCCTCGTGCAAGATCGCGTTGAATCCGATATTGGCTTCGGCGACACACAAGTCATGCTGCGTGCCCTCGATCGTCTCCATCGCCGGCTGCAGGCCATGCGCAACATTTGCCGCGGCCTCCAGGTGCAGCGCAACACTCTGGATATCATTATTGCGGCCGCACACCAACTGTGCGATGCGCATGGCAAAAGTCTCCGGGATCATTTCGCTGACAGCTTGAGTGCTGTGCGTTTGTCGCTGGTTTCATCTAAAAGCGATGTGACCACGGGCGTCAATTTGAATGATCTCATTAGCAATCTGTATGTGGCCATGGTGGAGAAGATCAAGGGCGTGCTGCAGGATCTGTTGATCTTCTTGCGCACCGATTGGTCCTTCAACATCAAGGCGGAGCACAAGGGCGCCTTGTGTGTTGAAGGCAtacgcgagcaattgctgatTGGCTTCTTGCGGCACATTGCCAAGACGATGTGCGGCTTTGCTGATGCCTCTGGCTCTAGTCCACCCAatctgctgctggtgctgtcGAAAACCTGCCTGGAACTGGAGCAACAAGGCGTGCATGTGTTGGCAAGTCACAAAGATATTCTTTTACTTTaaacattcattaaattttgcatttacagaTTGCTCTTGTTGATGATCTCTACGAGATTGATTCGGAGAACAGCGCCACGCTTACACATGAAACGGAAATTTGTGCAGAGATGCGTGAGACAGCTCAGGCATTGCTCGATGCCTATGTGCGTCTCCAGGGCACCAACATCTCGCAGATGCTGCGCAAAAGCGTCGAAACGCGCGATTGGCTCAACTGCCTCGAACCGCGTTCGGTACGCGCTGTGATGAAGCGCGTCGTGGAAGAATTG encodes the following:
- the LOC133841515 gene encoding vacuolar protein sorting-associated protein 51 homolog, with the translated sequence MDEKENPYDMDSSSFDSDRYLEKLLKDCSLKQIMDTEAAVVKDTQTLHSDMQTLVYENYNKFISATDTIRKMKDDFKQMETDVNLLMSKMQSITTFSEQITGTLQGTRSQLCRLSEKHSLLKRLQFLSTLPAKLKALIEEQNYAQAVQDYLHAQKVFAQYGRQPSFDGIQRDCDAIMAELKERLRQDFQRAGNTAQSLTEIGELLLQLDEKTSDLASEMLRCAGKRLHEQIAMLQDQTERDMLEFVDMGIEGFLNDLALVVTSYFDMFVAKHYEHERDDFQENALHELNIFLNQNIDSYLTLVQDRVESDIGFGDTQVMLRALDRLHRRLQAMRNICRGLQVQRNTLDIIIAAAHQLCDAHGKSLRDHFADSLSAVRLSLVSSKSDVTTGVNLNDLISNLYVAMVEKIKGVLQDLLIFLRTDWSFNIKAEHKGALCVEGIREQLLIGFLRHIAKTMCGFADASGSSPPNLLLVLSKTCLELEQQGVHVLIALVDDLYEIDSENSATLTHETEICAEMRETAQALLDAYVRLQGTNISQMLRKSVETRDWLNCLEPRSVRAVMKRVVEELGSIEAVVASLYETSGNPGFRTTASSDSSRKTYFSNFNAAKPQYRSNWSNYTPSQLESSYVSNIHRLFSERVDIFTSVEFSKTSIVMGIIKIGLKTLLECVRLRTFSKFGLQQIQVDAHYLQMNLWRFVSDENLVNFLLDEILGSAVHRCLESVLMEPNAVEIICERG